Part of the Vulpes vulpes isolate BD-2025 chromosome 6, VulVul3, whole genome shotgun sequence genome, CAGACTATTTCCCATGTTTCCCCTTCttgcccctctctcccccatcctCAAGGTTACTTTTTGATGGCTTACAAGAAAATCTTGTATGGATGCACGGAAAGGAGAGGGTAGGGTGATGGAAAGAATCACATATGTACTGTGGCTGGTCGCCATGGCAACCCTCCACAGAActatgatatagatatatataatatatattgtagatatatattatacatatatgtacacgtGTATACCACTCACCCACtcatacagacacacacgcacTTTGGACCAACATCATTTTCAGGTTCAGGAAATAGAGAAGGAATGATTTCTGTGACAACTCATTTTTGCAGGTACTCACTGGAGGTTTGAGAACCTTAAAATGCTgttgctacattttttttcctcccaattcAGAAAGCAAAATGTTACCATGGTAACGGGACTATGTTAAAGATGTCTATTTTGCATAGCACATAAAAAGTAGGTTTCCTGTTTACTCGTTTTGTTTCccagaagggagggggtggggaaaggaagagggagggggctggAACCAAACTGGCCACCACAGCCCCTGCTCCCCGGGACCTGGTGGGTTTCAGCGAACACTTCAGCCAGTAAGGCAAGGGGAAAACACAACACAGACACGAAATGCCGGGACATCTTGCCACGGTTCAATATGTGGTGCGGTCACATCCATTTCCTGGTGTTTGGGGCTTGCATTTCCTAGTCTAGGTTCCGTGAGATGCCTTCAGAGGACTGGGTTATTTTTGCATTTACTCTCGTTATTGTTATTTTGGGAGGGATGTTGTTTTTCCCAGAagtagctgtccaatttttcttttttaagcatggAGCACTGGGACCACGCAGTTGCCACGAGTGAATTTCACATCCTCTGGCGTGATTTGTGTgcaatcttaaaatatatattagtaaaaATCTTTTGCTTTCTATCCCTTGTGTTCTATATACCTATTATAAATACGTGCtatcttccttttcccccttGACATCATTTATTTCCGTTTTAAGGACTTGAAGAGGTTTGCCATGTGCTTCACCTAGACACAGAGCAGCTGCGCTGGGGCCACGCTCAgtatcaccccccacccccagccggcACAGCCAGGACAAGGACAGCACCACCATAAACCCAAGTGTTAGGGGGCTtgatgggggaggggcggggaatCTGACCTACCTTTTATATAAGAGAATGCCTCAATAACATCAATGATGATGGACTTACAGCCTGTTTGACCTTTGGCTTTTCAACTTCTAGGTCAGATTTGGCTCTCTGCTATTCTCCTAAATGCTTTCCCTGTGTTTAATAAAATGTGATCAGTATAGCAGCTGAGTCTGCTTTAAACATCATCCAAAGCAGACCGACTCTCCCACAGCCTCAAAGCTGTACGTCTTATTGCCAGTACCACAACAGTCCTGCCCAAATCTGTCATCAGTGGCCCACTtgtcccctccctccaggccTGTTCCTCTACCAACAATGACCCTTTGTTCTCCCCATTGAAGAGGAACTGTTTTGCCTGCACATTGCCATTTGATCAGAGCGGATTCCTTCAAAGGCACCCTACCCCACTGCGTGTGTTGTTGTGTCTCCTACTCGCCTCTTAAAATCTCAGCCAAACCAAAGTGCTGTGCTACCTAATTGGGTCTACACCCCCTCCTCCGGACTCTCTGCTTCAGAGGCAGTGGCGGCTAACTGCATTTGCAGACAGCTCTTTCCCCCTGGCCCACCCCCGGCCACGAACTCCTCGTCTTCCAGGGCTCACAGCCCAGCCTGGCGTCTGGTTGGGAGGCTCCTTGTTAGCAAACACAATTTCTAGAAGTGTGTTACTGATTCCACTGTAGCTGTGGTTGCAGGTGAGGGGGGCAAGAGACCCCAAACATGAGTGTTCCAGCGGTGATGCAGGGTGTGGAGGGCCAGGTGCTCCCCTGCCAAGtgtggcagggcagcaggggtgggcCGCAGCGTGGGCTGGAAGCCTCCCCCAGCCAGAGGTCTGTGTAACAAGTCCGGGCGCTCCTCAGGAGGGGCACCCCAGGCCAAGGACAGCACTTCCGGGCGTGGCAGGGCCCCAGGGACACctgtctgccccccacccaggctcACCCACCCACCActcggcccccacccccccacctggcCCCCCAACCCTCCCGCACCAGCTCCCCCCCGGCCTGAGTGACTGCAGCGCATGGCTTGGAGGTGGAGGGGCGGGAGGCGAGCTCCTGCAGTCCCGGCGGCAGGGGCACCTTCTCTGCCCGGCTCCCAGCGGCCCGGGAGCGTCCGTCTCCACCGCAGCGGCTGGGGCGCTACACACCAGGTAAGCTGTCCAACTCAACAGGGCTCTTCCGAGGAGACGCagcgtcccccccacccctgctgcacTCCAGTCCAGGCGAGGCACGGGGGTCCTCACGCCCTCCTCGGGCAACAGCGGGACGGCAGGTTTCCTCCGGGAAAGCCAAGGCACCGCCGAGTCTCAGACCTTGTAGTAAATGTtggctgggctctggggaggcATCTCCTGGACTATGTACACTGGGTGCCCGTAGTCCCCGCTGACCTTCTCGTAGTGGGGACAGAACACACTGTCCGCAGTCCGCAGCGGGATGATAATGTCACTGGGCTCAGAGCCATTGTTGTTGCCACCGCGCTTGGGCGTGGCCAGCGTGCTGAGTGACAGGGTGGCCGTGTGCTGCGGTGAGTGCTTCCGGTGTCTCCGCCGGTACTTGAGCAGGAGCACTACCAGcgtgatgatgatgacgatgaagATGATGCATCCTGAAGCAATCCCTGCGAATAAGGCCACTTCGGAACCCAGGATATTGTTCCCGGAATGTCCGGCACTGCTGCCGTCGGTGCTGGAACCTGGCggacagggagagacaggagcAGAGTGGTGACTGGCGGCCCTGAGCAAGGCCACACCACAGGTGCCAGCGGCTGCCAGACCCCAACAACACCCGGGACCGGTGGCAGAAGGCAACCCCGGGTCGTGTGCCAGCTGCTCCCGACCACATGGGTTATTGGTCATCCACTGCAGAGACGGGGCTGTGACGTTGCCTGGGGCCTTGTCTTGGGGCCCAGGCCGCAGGGACCACATCAGTGACACAGGAAGGCAGTGGTGGCAGTCTCCCCCCGGCACTGGCTTCGTGGGAATCTCAAACTGCCTGTTTTCTAAAGACAAACCCTGCCCACTGGCACCCTGGCCCAGGAACGCCGAGGGGAGTGCTGGGGCCTGGGAAGACGTTCAACTCGTAACTCGTTTGTATTATTTGATTTACacctaaaatatatttggaaggcAGCAGAAACGCTCACACTGAACAGGCTGCCAACCCAAATGTTAAGCATGAAAAAATTGCCTGGCATCATTatattatccatttatcagtttgTCACAAGAATTTGACACATCTTGTCACTGAAAGTTAGAAATAACAACTCCCCTCCTTGACGCTTGGGAAGAGGGGGATATATCGCTGCAGATGCTAAATTCACACGACGACCAACCGGGCGCACAGATCCCTGATATAAAACTGCTGACGTCTGCCCAGCAACCACCCCATAAAAATTTCATTAGCATGGAAACAAATACATAGCTATCTGCTCAAggactgttaagaaaatgaagttCGACGACAGCCAACTCTATCTGGTATTCTCTAAACTTTGGCCAAGGGATCCGTCTGGTGTTTTATTTTACACcgaaaaggtgaaaaaaatttcaatgataACCACCTGAAAAACACGGCATGATGCAATATTTTAAGATGCTGCCACCTAAAATGTAGGAGAGGATCAATTGGGTTCTTTTGGGATTAGATATAATTAGATGAGGGATTAAGacattaattatatatacattaacATTGGCTTTAAGCTAGTGTTGCAACCAGCACGATTAAGTGTCACCAATAAAAGTAACTTTGGTCTCAATGAGTGGTGCTCATAATTGGCACTGACATCTAATGAATTCTACTCTTCTGAATGCCAACCTTTCATGGGAATGAGTTATTCTGTTCTTACTGAGTAGTTAATAACAACTTACTAACAACTAACTGAGAACAAAGATTACCGACTTTGGAAACTACAAGTTAATCCCACTGGCATCCCAAGTGCTCAGACGCTGTCCTTCCTCTTAAGACATGAGGCGCAGGGGACACCCAGACCTATCCACACACACTCATGCTACTATACCTGGATTTGGTTTGACAAAGGGACTTGTTGTTGAACTTCTTCCATTTGTACCGGCTTCTAGTTCTGGGCGTCGTGTTGGATCATTATGCCTGGCTGACCCAGCGGAACTTGCATCTATATGAGAAAGAATAGATTACTTACAGCCCAGGGACATCTAATGAGATCTAGCTCTAAGAGCTGCTGGATATAGATATCAAGAGGCATAAATAGCAATGAACGTAAGATTCTTTATGCAAAGTACTGTGACATAcaagaatataattttccttttaaaacaaaacggTTATACTAGTTATTTCAGAGGTTTAGATTGTGAGGCCATCTGTGCAAACTATAGGGATTCTTGCATTTGGCAGGCAGAGCATTGCAGATGACATTTCAATTTAAACGAGCAAGTTGATTGACTACTATACCAATTTCTAATTAGAAGAATAATTCTGCACAATAGGTTATCTGTATGTGAAAAGGCTCTGTGGACTAAAGTCTTCTGTAGTCAAGAtgcaaaaatgggcaaaatggcAGAAACTTAGCTTTCATTCTGGATATCTTAATTGTTGAACCAAAGAGATGTTtcacttttaagaagaaaaaaagtgtatatatacagatacacaTATAAGCAATGGACATCATACCTAGCTGACCTTAGTTTTTAGAGGAATCTCCAATAAAAGAAGTTTGTTACACTGACTTGAGGCAGTCTGTCAGTGGCTCAAGGTACAGAGAGAGGTCTGCTTTCAAAACTAAGCTATGAGTGAGTGAAGGCAGGCATTAACAGCATTGGTGCCACACTCGCTGGGGGCTGAACCAGATTACAGTGGCTTCATGAAGCAGCAGATGGTCTTTACCTTGTCCAACTTTCATGAGGATCTTCATGGCTCTTGTCTGGCACACCCCTCCCTCCTGGTTATCCAGGCCCTCCAAAGACCCATTTGATGTagctgattaaaaataaaatggacaaaacaaaaaaataaagaaaaatcaggaaatcaaTAAGCCAAGTTTACATGAACATGAAATGtctgaaaacaatttgaaaaataagaattcacTCTTAGTCACAAGTTTTCTGAAAGTATGGAATGCTGAAagccaaacataaaaaaaaaataaaagaaagaaaaatgggtatTGTCAACACTGCTGCACATATGCTATCTGGTTTCAAGTTCACTTCAgtgctttctccttccttcagAACCCACTGATTTAGTATTAGTCCATACATAAAAGGGACAGCATCTTCCAAAAAGCTTACTATTTCGGAGTCCAAGTCAGAAGAGCAAAACAGTTAACACAGTCACTTTAAAACGTAATAATCATCCCACAACACCTGTTTCCTCGACTACAGATTTCCTGCTTCAAGAACAATTAGCTCGATGCTCCCTGTTTGCCAAGCATCCAAGTTGGGTAAACACTAAAAGAGGAGACTCCCCTActtcccccttccttctttccccagcCTGTCTCGAAATGAAGAAGTATGCTAGTATTCAGGTCTTCAAATTCTGAGGTTTTCCTCCATTCTTCTGTACTCGACCAGAAATAGCAAGTGTGTTCTTATTACCAAGATGGACCTTGGTCAATCTCTCAAGCAGGCCATCCGTTGCAGAACAACGTGGTGGACCCAGGGGACTGCACACATCCTCTGCTCTGTCAGGGCCTGGTGACAACCTGGGGTATGTGGGGAGGATGTCCCCCAGCCACCTGCCTCCTGTTCAGCTTGATCGGCTTCCCACTTCAAGGGGATGGGGGTAggggcaaggaggaggaggaggaggaaggacagagcaCTGACCACTTTCAGTACTTTCTGAAAAACAGAGTATGCTCTGCTCTACTTAAACACGCTGCTGTTCTGTCTCCTTAGGACAGTGCATCCTCTGAATGGTAACTAAAGCTGTAAAAAGACAGGCTGAGGAAGAGGATTTGAGTTATGGGTCAAGttccagaagagaaaagaaggtggAGAGTGCTAGACATTTTCATTCCTCCAAAGTTCAAGGGGCAAGGAACAGAAGTGTTTCATATACATTTCTGCAGTGTAAGTCATTTTCTGCTTTGATTATCAAAGGTCTGTCTACTAACACTGTACTTTTCAAGGCACAGAAACAAGGACAGAATTTCtggtaaaaataaatccaagacaTTCTTTTAATGGGCTGTTTTCCAAATGGCAAACAAGGACTACATGCACACAGAGGAATATGCATGCTCCAGATAATTATATTAGCTGCAAAATAAGGCACTTACTTGTCTTTGTATTGAGTTACCAACTTTTACTTTCACTGTTTTCCTTCAAAAACAATGGCTGCTGGTTGTGCATATAAATATCTCTTTGCTTATCTGAGTGTTTCCTTAGAAGTTTATAGTCTTACAACCATACCTCACTTCTGCTGATGCTGGCACTGCTTCTCCGGGAAAATAGGCAGCATTTGCCATAGTAATTTCTTGGGTAAAAAGTAGACAGTATCTTCTGGTAGACTGTTGAGAAAACGTCTGGACGAGGAGTGAAATACCTAAAAACTTCATACGCCTCAGTGAatctaataaaaagcaaaaaacttttcttcttctccgtttctccctctgctttccctaTAGTTTCCTCTCCTCCTAAAGGCAGAAAACAGTGTGGCTATCTAGGACCAGGCACTATTTTGGGAGCAGTGACAGAGTCCTGCTATAATCTTCACTTAATTATTTAAAGTTTTCTCAGTTGATCTGTCTCAGAAATGAGGATATGTTTTCAtgcagaaaaacacagaaagctGAGGTCTTTATTTGGTCCATGGCTTCAAAAGTTTCATTTACCTAATTCAAATGGAATCTCAATGTTTTCTAAGTCATATGCACATCAATGTGCCCACATGCAAAAGTGCCCTCAAATGCACAGTTATAGGACTTAACTTTTTCTGGCAACAGCTTAAAAAGATGTTATAAATAAGATCTAAAGGGTGGTGCACAGAAAAAGGGGAGGGTTCAGGTTTATCTTAACCTGGAGATAATAAGGTCAAAGACTAAgatctaaaaggaaaataaagaatgcaTGAGTATCAGAACAGAGCAGACATGGTAAAGAACAGTCACCTGGGATTAGAATTCAAAAGTGCTGACTGCTTCTCCTTCGTCAGTTTAGAAGCAAGCACAAGAGGTGCATGTcatttgggtgatttttttttttcttttcattttaattggtAGGTCAATGCCCTTTCTGAGTAGCAATTCTTCCACATAGAGCTCCTTTTGGTTTACCGTAAGTGCTGTCCAAATGACCCCCAAATGTAAAGAGCTCCCAAGTATTCAAATTAAATTGCAATCTATTAATTTAGCACCCAGAGACTATGAGATGGTAGGAGGGAAATTGTGTAGCAGAATGAACCTGCTTTGCATCTTTAACAGgtgaaacatttttattcctgggggtaggggtggggggaagccttctggccctgagttgcacagagaaaaatggaaggcTATGCCTTTGCAGGGTTCTTGGACTACAGAGGCCACTGCTGGTTgagagggagatgggggtggtgggaggagggcaggccaAGAGGCAGGAGGCTGTGATGTGCATTCCAGACTCTGCTTCATTCCCCCTTTCAATCAGCTTGGGAGCGGCAAAGGTTACTGGAAGATATTGAAAAATTCATAATGTTCACATAGCATCCCCAATACCTGGTTAAGAAGGGGATAAACTATAAAATACAGCTAGATGTTCTGTCATGAAAGATTTTTGCCCTGCCCTACGTTAGGATGACCTGAGCGGTCACAGAAAACCCCCTCTTTGAGATGTCAGCAACCAAAGGAAACTCCCGAAAGTAAACTTCATAGCAAGCACAAAACAACTGAGAGTGACttgaacttcttttatttttgatccCATAATGAAAATTAACCTCACTCTTCCCTCTTAATCTCATCAGAGAGTGTGGTTCTCATCCTGGAGGTCTCCCTGTCCCTGCCTTGAGCAAGGACGCTGACAAGTGTCCCATCCTGACTGCAACTCCTTATGACAGTGAGCTTTGAAACAAAGCCACAAGATGAACACTCTGATTTCTGCCATAACACCCAGTCGCcaagaagctttaaaaaaggcTTAGCAGCTGACTTTGAAACACAACAAGGAATTGCTAATGCTTGAGGATAAAAAtctatttccatttcaaaaaaaacaatgttgcagtatttttattgttgattaaatatattaggaatttttaatttagagaaagaGTAAAAATAGTTACACCTCATTatacttagtttttctttttatctaccaGCATTATCTAATGCTCCCACAATTACAGTATTACAAATGGATgagattgcatttatttagaaacagaaaaacataacACTGTTATACCTAAGCTTTTAGTGCCCAGACATTTATCCCCCTTTggcctagagaaaaaaaaagactttgtaaattaaaaattactagaGAAGTTTCTCCATCTAGTTAGAAAATAGGTTTAATAAAGATACATGGGCATTTTATGGCTTGCTTTTAAAAGCTTCTGCTTTGGGGATCTAATTGCATGTAGTAAGTATACTGAAATCACTAGATTGCTCCCCTGGGGCCTGATTTCCAGTGGCTGGAGATCATTGCTCAGCAAAAAAGTACCCTGAGTTCACACTGCCTAAAAGTTTTTCACGTCTGCAAACTGCACCagccaacatctgtggtttcccaTGAATTTGCGGGTCTGACTCACTGACATTTGTATGTTGGTTATTGGAGTAGGAAAAAGAGAACCAGTGAATAAAACTGACTAAAGGGGCAAGAATCTTCTGACTGTGTTTTCTAGACTGTGCCCACAGAGAGGAAGTAATAGCACATTTTAACATGGCTTCATCTGATGGCTATTGCCCTGCACCCCAGGGGGCTGCACGGCAGCATCAGATTCTGCCTGTTTTGGGTCTATCACATCGGTAACACTGTGATCAGATAGAGAACTTGCTGCTGGGTTTGTGCCGATATATGAGCTTCATTCACAAAGAGGTCAGGAATGAGGGCAGCCCAAAGAAATTCTCCAGGATAATATAGAGCATCACACTATGAAGGAAAATTCTTGGTTATGCTAGAAAGGATGAAAGACATACTCATGCTATGGAggattatttcaaattattttacaatgtAGCTTATTAGATGGGACTGgcaggtaccccccccccccccaaggatgGGGTAGATGATTGACTGACACTCAAAAGCaagtattttttatctatttcatcaAAGCAGTCGACCAAAGACAGACAGGTAATAAGCATATAGGTCAGGAAAGCCAGAGTTCAGTTGCCTAATAAGTATAAAAACCATAATTTATATAAGTTACATGGGGCATATTCGCTCTTATttgattatgaaataaatagcattttcatGACCATTCTCTATGCCCATCATCCTCTCTGTACTGTTCTCTTCCACCATGTCATGATATGCTGGCCCTCCTCTAATTTTGATTTCTTAGGGCCAGTCTTCCTACACATCTCTCTTCTTAAGCTCAACACGGACTCAGAAGAACCAGAAGCTTACTATCTGACAAACAGAGGAACTAAAGGAAGCAGAATCAAGTGAAAAACATGGACAGTGAAGCCATGACATTCAAATAAATACGGCACACAAACCAGGTTACTGC contains:
- the EFNB2 gene encoding ephrin-B2 isoform X2 codes for the protein MAARRDSVWKYCWGVLMVLCRTAISRSIVLEPIYWNSSNSKFLPGQGLVLYPQIGDKLDIICPKVDSKTVGQYEYYKVYMVDKDQADRCTIKKENTPLLNCARPDQDVKFTIKFQEFSPNLWGLEFQKNRDYYIIYASSAGSARHNDPTRRPELEAGTNGRSSTTSPFVKPNPGSSTDGSSAGHSGNNILGSEVALFAGIASGCIIFIVIIITLVVLLLKYRRRHRKHSPQHTATLSLSTLATPKRGGNNNGSEPSDIIIPLRTADSVFCPHYEKVSGDYGHPVYIVQEMPPQSPANIYYKV
- the EFNB2 gene encoding ephrin-B2 isoform X1: MAARRDSVWKYCWGVLMVLCRTAISRSIVLEPIYWNSSNSKFLPGQGLVLYPQIGDKLDIICPKVDSKTVGQYEYYKVYMVDKDQADRCTIKKENTPLLNCARPDQDVKFTIKFQEFSPNLWGLEFQKNRDYYIISTSNGSLEGLDNQEGGVCQTRAMKILMKVGQDASSAGSARHNDPTRRPELEAGTNGRSSTTSPFVKPNPGSSTDGSSAGHSGNNILGSEVALFAGIASGCIIFIVIIITLVVLLLKYRRRHRKHSPQHTATLSLSTLATPKRGGNNNGSEPSDIIIPLRTADSVFCPHYEKVSGDYGHPVYIVQEMPPQSPANIYYKV